In Candidatus Desulfofervidus auxilii, one genomic interval encodes:
- a CDS encoding DUF1573 domain-containing protein, protein MKWKWLFCLLYFIGCVSAFSSQPQLVCPSLTHDFGKVWEGTPLVHSFILKNTGDAPLIIQSVKPGUGCTVASYDHQIPPGGLGKITLKVKIHQGHFTKAARVKTNDPKLPHFVLRLSGEIIPFIKVSSPRIRLRGFCSDTLSKTVKLEALDGSMFNISKVESTLPEFKWSVNPQKDSKNYQFKFQIKSDVPKNVRGKITIFTDHPHKKSLVIYVYAYFRPRVKLKPKRVYWKDFKQEALQRTVYLVIKKPDKNIQIKKLIYPEKLFKVSWEKINAKQAHKIKVVPIINQFPSGSFNYRLKIITDPPLPYPLEVTLSGIAKP, encoded by the coding sequence ATGAAATGGAAATGGCTATTTTGCCTCTTATATTTTATAGGCTGTGTTTCTGCCTTTTCGTCTCAACCTCAATTAGTCTGTCCTTCTTTAACTCATGATTTTGGCAAAGTATGGGAGGGCACACCTTTAGTCCATAGCTTTATTTTAAAAAATACAGGTGATGCACCTTTGATTATTCAAAGTGTAAAACCTGGCTGAGGATGCACGGTGGCCTCTTATGACCACCAAATCCCACCTGGAGGGTTGGGGAAAATAACCCTAAAAGTGAAAATACACCAAGGGCATTTTACAAAAGCTGCCCGTGTGAAAACAAATGACCCTAAATTGCCCCATTTTGTTTTACGTCTTAGTGGAGAAATAATTCCATTTATTAAAGTCAGCTCACCCAGAATTCGCTTGCGGGGGTTTTGCTCTGATACACTTTCAAAAACAGTAAAGTTAGAAGCCCTGGATGGTTCTATGTTTAACATTTCAAAAGTAGAATCTACCTTACCAGAATTTAAATGGAGTGTTAATCCTCAAAAAGATAGTAAAAACTACCAGTTTAAGTTCCAAATTAAAAGCGATGTTCCTAAAAATGTTAGAGGTAAAATAACTATCTTTACAGACCATCCTCATAAAAAGAGTTTAGTTATTTATGTGTATGCCTATTTTAGACCCCGAGTAAAACTCAAACCTAAGCGAGTTTATTGGAAAGATTTTAAACAAGAGGCACTTCAACGCACAGTCTACTTAGTAATAAAAAAACCAGATAAGAATATCCAAATAAAGAAATTGATTTATCCTGAAAAGTTATTCAAAGTCTCCTGGGAGAAAATTAACGCAAAGCAAGCACATAAAATAAAAGTTGTGCCCATAATAAATCAATTCCCTTCTGGTAGTTTCAACTATCGATTAAAAATCATCACTGACCCCCCTCTTCCCTATCCTTTAGAAGTAACTTTGAGCGGGATAGCAAAACCATGA
- a CDS encoding HAD family hydrolase, with amino-acid sequence MNLKAIVFDCDGVIFDSREANKAYYNAILKSIGLPPMSEEQLNFAHCHTVFEVIDYLVPDSSLREKAYFARKNINYSQFLCYMKPEPYVTEILKIFKQNFKTGMATNRTDTIHNLLKQYKLDKYFDIVISALDVQNVKPHPEALFKIMHNFHIKPNQMLYIGDTQIDAEMAQKAHVPFVSYKNPKLTADFYVRNFLDLAQIIGIKVT; translated from the coding sequence ATGAATTTAAAGGCCATTGTGTTTGATTGTGATGGCGTAATTTTTGATTCTCGTGAAGCTAATAAGGCTTATTATAATGCCATCTTAAAAAGTATAGGCCTTCCTCCTATGAGTGAAGAACAACTTAATTTTGCTCACTGTCATACGGTATTTGAGGTAATTGACTATTTAGTGCCTGATTCTTCTCTACGAGAAAAGGCCTATTTTGCCCGAAAAAATATAAACTATTCCCAATTTCTTTGTTATATGAAACCAGAACCTTATGTCACAGAGATATTAAAAATCTTTAAACAAAACTTTAAAACAGGTATGGCTACAAATAGGACAGATACCATTCATAACTTATTAAAACAGTATAAATTGGACAAATATTTTGATATAGTGATTTCTGCATTAGATGTTCAAAATGTCAAGCCCCATCCCGAGGCATTATTTAAAATTATGCATAATTTCCATATAAAACCGAACCAAATGCTTTATATTGGAGATACCCAAATAGATGCAGAAATGGCCCAAAAGGCCCATGTGCCTTTTGTATCTTATAAAAATCCAAAATTAACTGCTGATTTTTATGTAAGAAATTTTTTAGATTTAGCACAGATAATAGGTATAAAGGTGACTTAA
- a CDS encoding P-II family nitrogen regulator has protein sequence MKKIEAIIKPFKLDEVKEALTEIGIQGMTVTEVRGFGRQKGHTEIYRGAEYVVDFLPKIKIEIVVPDNLVLKTLEIIQHSASTGKMGDGKIFVFPVDEAVRIRTGERGEDAL, from the coding sequence ATGAAGAAAATAGAGGCCATTATTAAACCTTTTAAACTAGATGAAGTAAAAGAGGCCTTAACAGAAATTGGCATTCAAGGAATGACAGTGACAGAGGTGAGGGGATTTGGACGTCAAAAGGGACATACTGAAATTTACCGAGGGGCAGAATATGTAGTGGACTTTCTACCCAAGATAAAGATTGAAATTGTAGTCCCAGATAACTTGGTCTTAAAAACCTTAGAAATTATCCAACATAGTGCCTCCACAGGAAAGATGGGGGATGGAAAAATTTTTGTCTTTCCTGTAGATGAGGCGGTTCGTATCCGGACAGGAGAAAGAGGAGAAGACGCCCTTTAA
- a CDS encoding TIGR00725 family protein, whose protein sequence is MNIIGVIGAGHCDEKTYRLAMTVGRGIAEHKCILICGGLGGVMEGVARGAKEAGGLTVGILPGFSPEDANPYIDIPIVTGLGHARNVIIVRTAAVLIAISGSYGTLSEIAIALKMDKPVIGLNTWPHFEKIQYVSTPEEAVNKAISILPPNSNRSQYGCRSGGFCP, encoded by the coding sequence ATGAACATTATTGGCGTCATTGGAGCAGGTCATTGTGATGAAAAAACATACAGATTAGCTATGACTGTGGGGCGTGGTATTGCAGAACACAAATGTATCTTAATCTGTGGAGGTTTAGGTGGAGTCATGGAAGGAGTTGCGCGGGGAGCTAAAGAAGCAGGTGGTCTTACTGTGGGCATTTTACCTGGTTTTTCCCCAGAGGATGCCAATCCTTATATAGATATTCCTATTGTTACCGGCCTCGGACATGCCCGCAATGTCATCATTGTTCGCACCGCTGCTGTGTTAATTGCTATTTCAGGCAGTTATGGCACCCTCTCTGAAATTGCCATTGCTTTAAAGATGGATAAACCGGTGATAGGACTTAATACCTGGCCACATTTTGAAAAAATCCAATATGTCTCTACTCCAGAAGAAGCAGTGAATAAAGCTATAAGCATTTTACCTCCCAACTCCAATCGTTCTCAGTATGGCTGTCGCAGTGGGGGTTTTTGCCCGTAA
- the glnD gene encoding [protein-PII] uridylyltransferase: protein MIDLVKEREELIKKHLAGASGIEIVNGYTQVVDKFIKEQWERLIPKTVVDEVAIIAIGGYGRKEMSFYSDADLLILHVEKPSAILKDAIVHFVQSLWDNKLKLDHSFRTIEECLQIAKSDFFAFMAMLTPRFLGGNHALFDQLIQKLNKYLIIPHRQQILKNIWERREKRHQHYNQHAYLLEPHIKEGSGGLRDIHTLRWATIVAFGQEELPVFSPKEKEQLGEALDFLWRVRNHLHYLSKRENDELSFVYQEKIAHFLGFKDSPRIKAVENFMRAFFTHTFEVKHITRLFFNYIWEEQKSSFFFYQRKILAPGIDLCDGQIRVDNKEVFLKQPALLIKVYTWAANLDASFSFNTQILLSKAVEELKGYLSEDIGVRDAFLEFLNTQKDILPFLEDMTYQGLFCAIFPEWHNILHLPQHNLYHIYTVDLHAFHTVEEVKRLRQGKYKDKYPIFTKVAQTCDDLDTLLLAALFHDFGKGIGPPHEETGANETEKILKRWRFPQKICENIIWLIRHHLLLSHIAQRRDIGEEKIIIDTAQIVGDTNRLKMLYVLTFADAKATGPRAFTDWKMTLITELFLKLERVLEKGEFSQADIWTMLQEIKEALILRLSQQYSQKEAEHLFEVLPHRYLLGTSLEDILFHLKLVHKLNGEPLVLHWEGTSQPQYYKVTIATWDAPGLFAKMAGVLSLEGFNIVNAQAHTWKNKIALDTFWVSTKSERERMPQKWKNVEERLYQAIKGEIDLEKLLEAKYYISEVFMKRGLPQVETEIKLDNETSDFYTIVEVYTADRPALLFKLAQCLFKLELNIHIAKISTRLDQVVDVFYIEEKGGGKVRSPQRISLIKYTLKTILKEEKQ from the coding sequence ATGATTGATTTGGTTAAGGAAAGGGAGGAACTTATTAAAAAACACCTGGCAGGGGCTAGTGGGATAGAAATTGTCAATGGTTATACACAGGTAGTAGATAAATTTATTAAGGAGCAATGGGAGAGACTAATCCCTAAAACGGTAGTGGATGAAGTCGCAATTATAGCCATTGGTGGCTATGGAAGAAAGGAAATGAGTTTTTATTCTGATGCGGATTTACTTATCTTGCATGTAGAAAAGCCATCGGCTATTCTGAAAGATGCGATTGTGCATTTTGTTCAATCCTTGTGGGACAATAAACTCAAATTGGACCATAGCTTTCGCACTATAGAAGAATGTCTGCAAATAGCAAAAAGTGATTTCTTTGCCTTTATGGCCATGCTTACACCACGCTTTTTAGGTGGGAATCATGCCCTATTTGACCAGCTTATACAGAAACTGAATAAATATCTTATCATTCCACATCGGCAGCAGATTTTAAAAAATATATGGGAAAGGAGAGAAAAACGCCATCAACATTATAACCAACATGCCTATCTTTTAGAACCACATATTAAAGAAGGTAGCGGGGGATTACGAGATATACATACTCTCAGATGGGCAACCATTGTAGCCTTTGGACAGGAAGAATTACCTGTTTTTTCTCCTAAAGAAAAAGAACAGCTAGGAGAGGCCCTAGATTTTCTCTGGCGAGTGAGAAATCACTTACACTATTTAAGTAAGCGTGAAAATGATGAGTTATCCTTTGTTTATCAAGAGAAAATTGCCCACTTTTTAGGATTTAAAGACTCACCTCGGATTAAAGCAGTGGAGAATTTCATGCGGGCATTTTTTACTCATACCTTTGAAGTAAAACATATTACTCGCCTGTTCTTTAACTACATTTGGGAAGAGCAGAAATCCTCTTTTTTCTTTTATCAAAGAAAGATACTTGCCCCAGGGATAGATCTTTGTGATGGTCAGATTAGGGTAGATAATAAAGAGGTGTTTTTGAAACAGCCAGCCTTACTGATTAAAGTTTATACTTGGGCAGCAAATCTAGATGCAAGTTTCTCTTTCAATACCCAAATTTTGCTTTCCAAGGCTGTTGAAGAGCTAAAAGGCTATCTTTCTGAAGATATAGGAGTGCGTGATGCCTTCTTGGAATTCTTAAATACTCAAAAAGATATCTTACCCTTTTTGGAAGACATGACCTATCAAGGTTTATTTTGTGCCATTTTCCCTGAATGGCATAATATATTACATTTGCCTCAACACAATCTTTATCATATTTATACTGTGGATTTACATGCCTTTCATACTGTAGAGGAAGTAAAACGATTAAGACAAGGAAAATATAAAGATAAATATCCCATTTTTACTAAAGTAGCTCAAACATGCGATGATTTGGACACCTTGCTTCTTGCAGCCCTGTTCCACGATTTTGGAAAAGGGATTGGACCTCCCCATGAGGAAACAGGGGCTAATGAGACAGAAAAGATTTTAAAACGCTGGCGGTTTCCGCAGAAAATATGTGAAAATATCATTTGGTTGATTCGTCACCACCTCCTGTTATCTCACATTGCCCAACGGCGAGATATAGGGGAGGAAAAGATTATTATAGATACAGCCCAGATAGTGGGGGATACAAATAGATTAAAAATGCTTTATGTGCTTACCTTTGCCGATGCTAAGGCTACTGGTCCCCGTGCTTTTACGGATTGGAAAATGACCTTAATTACAGAACTCTTTTTAAAACTAGAGCGGGTGTTAGAAAAAGGAGAATTCAGTCAGGCAGATATTTGGACTATGCTTCAGGAAATTAAAGAAGCGCTGATTTTACGCCTATCTCAGCAGTATTCTCAAAAGGAGGCAGAACATCTTTTTGAAGTTTTACCTCATCGTTATCTACTTGGCACATCACTTGAGGATATCTTATTTCATTTAAAACTTGTCCATAAACTTAATGGAGAACCCCTAGTTCTACATTGGGAGGGGACTTCACAACCTCAATACTACAAAGTCACAATTGCTACTTGGGATGCACCTGGTTTATTTGCCAAAATGGCAGGTGTTCTTTCTTTAGAAGGATTTAATATTGTCAATGCTCAAGCCCATACTTGGAAGAACAAAATAGCCTTAGATACCTTCTGGGTAAGTACCAAAAGTGAAAGGGAAAGGATGCCTCAAAAGTGGAAAAATGTGGAAGAGAGATTATATCAGGCAATCAAAGGGGAAATTGACTTAGAAAAGCTTCTAGAGGCCAAATATTACATTAGTGAAGTCTTTATGAAAAGAGGTTTACCCCAAGTTGAAACCGAGATAAAACTAGATAATGAAACATCAGATTTCTATACTATTGTGGAAGTATATACTGCCGATAGACCAGCTCTTCTTTTTAAGTTGGCCCAGTGTTTATTTAAATTAGAATTAAACATCCATATTGCCAAAATTTCTACTCGTCTAGACCAAGTAGTGGATGTTTTTTATATAGAAGAAAAAGGAGGAGGAAAGGTGAGAAGTCCACAGCGCATCTCACTGATAAAATATACCCTTAAGACAATATTAAAGGAGGAAAAGCAATGA
- a CDS encoding DUF2905 domain-containing protein yields MSFQTMGKFLIFTGLIIVIFGVILMFAPKIPYLGKLPGDIIIRRKTFTFYFPLVTCLLISIVLTILLNLIFRK; encoded by the coding sequence ATGTCTTTCCAAACTATGGGTAAATTTCTTATTTTTACGGGTTTAATTATTGTGATTTTTGGTGTCATTTTAATGTTTGCTCCTAAAATTCCTTATCTGGGCAAACTACCAGGAGATATTATCATTCGCCGTAAGACATTCACTTTTTACTTCCCATTGGTCACTTGTCTTTTAATTAGTATTGTTCTTACTATTTTGCTAAATTTGATATTTCGGAAATAA
- a CDS encoding M24 family metallopeptidase codes for MRIKNLRKLMQKKNLGSIIISHPINRRYLSGFQIEDPQIGESSGVLLISQKHNILATDFRYAELAKEDTKDWEICIYQHNFFEEITELLKNMPSPLGFEALHLTYSAYQHLKETLKEKGIPLDIVPTEGLVEGLRKIKEDSEIILLKQAIKMTEEVYIKLKTFLNPGLTEKEVAWYIETQIRHELNAELSFPPIVASGYNAAIPHAVPTEKRLKTNEPIIIDCGLRWKGYCADMTRTFYLGKPDKKFKEIYNLVFEAQKLTIAQIKRGLKTYQVDAIARDFLKEKGCAHAFLHSLGHGVGLLVHEAPSLSPRRPGETLQTNMVATIEPGLYLSGWGGVRIEDMVIIRENGCERLNKLSTNLKDWVL; via the coding sequence ATGAGAATTAAAAATTTACGCAAATTAATGCAGAAAAAAAATTTAGGCAGTATAATAATTTCTCATCCTATCAATCGGCGATATTTAAGTGGCTTTCAAATTGAGGACCCACAAATTGGAGAAAGTTCAGGAGTGCTTTTAATCTCTCAAAAACACAATATTCTGGCTACTGACTTTAGGTATGCAGAATTAGCCAAAGAAGACACTAAGGATTGGGAAATCTGTATTTATCAGCACAATTTTTTTGAAGAGATCACTGAGCTTTTAAAAAATATGCCTTCACCTTTAGGTTTTGAAGCATTGCATTTAACTTACAGCGCTTATCAACATCTAAAGGAAACTTTAAAAGAGAAAGGCATTCCCTTAGATATTGTGCCTACAGAAGGATTGGTAGAAGGCTTGCGGAAAATAAAGGAAGACAGCGAGATAATACTTCTTAAGCAGGCTATAAAAATGACTGAAGAGGTATATATCAAGTTAAAGACATTTTTGAACCCTGGGCTAACTGAAAAAGAAGTGGCCTGGTATATAGAGACTCAAATAAGACATGAGTTAAATGCAGAGCTTTCTTTTCCTCCTATTGTGGCGAGTGGTTATAATGCAGCTATTCCCCATGCTGTACCTACTGAAAAAAGATTAAAAACAAATGAACCGATTATTATTGACTGTGGTCTAAGGTGGAAGGGTTATTGTGCAGATATGACGCGGACTTTTTATTTGGGGAAACCAGATAAAAAGTTTAAGGAAATCTATAACTTGGTGTTTGAAGCCCAAAAGCTAACCATCGCTCAGATAAAAAGAGGCCTTAAAACTTATCAAGTAGATGCTATAGCTAGAGATTTTTTGAAAGAAAAAGGCTGTGCTCATGCCTTTTTACATTCCCTAGGACATGGAGTGGGTCTTTTAGTCCATGAAGCTCCGAGTCTTTCCCCACGAAGGCCTGGAGAGACATTACAAACCAACATGGTGGCAACTATAGAGCCAGGACTTTATCTATCAGGATGGGGTGGTGTGCGTATAGAAGATATGGTTATAATTAGAGAAAATGGATGTGAACGTTTAAATAAGCTTTCTACTAATTTAAAGGATTGGGTATTATAA
- the glnA gene encoding type I glutamate--ammonia ligase, whose protein sequence is MTPKEAIEFAKENGAKMVDLKFCDLLGTWQHFSVPISCLNEESFEEGFGFDGSSMRGWQVIHASDMLVMPDPNTVFMEPFCEQPTISFICNVVDPITKEAYSRDPRYIAQKAEIYLKSTGLADTAYFGPEAEFFIFNDIRFDQNERCGYYFIDSIEGRWNSGREENPNLGYKPRYKEGYFPVPPMDKFQDLRTEMVLEMQKVGVVAECQHHEVATGGQAEIDMRFAPLVKMGDNLMKYKYVIKNVAMRKGFTVTFMPKPIFNDNGSGMHVHQSLWKDGQNLFAGDRYGGLSELAFYYIGGILKHAPALCAFTNPITNSYKRLVPGFEAPVNLAYSSRNRSAAVRIPMYSPSPKEKRVEVRFPDPSCNGYLAFAAMLMAGLDGIENKIHPGEPLDKDIYSLTPEELKGVPSTPGSLEEAIKALEEDYEFLLKGNVFTEDVIEKWIERKRFEASEIQLRPHPWEFALYYDI, encoded by the coding sequence ATGACACCAAAAGAGGCCATAGAATTTGCCAAGGAAAATGGAGCAAAGATGGTAGATTTGAAATTTTGTGATTTATTAGGTACATGGCAACATTTTTCTGTGCCTATTAGCTGTTTAAATGAGGAAAGTTTTGAAGAAGGTTTTGGTTTTGATGGCTCCAGCATGCGTGGTTGGCAGGTCATCCATGCCAGTGACATGCTGGTGATGCCAGATCCTAATACAGTCTTCATGGAACCATTTTGTGAGCAACCTACAATTAGTTTCATTTGTAATGTTGTTGACCCTATTACCAAAGAAGCCTATTCACGTGACCCTAGATATATTGCTCAGAAAGCCGAAATTTATTTAAAATCCACTGGATTGGCTGACACTGCTTATTTTGGGCCTGAGGCAGAATTTTTTATTTTTAATGATATTCGTTTTGACCAAAATGAACGCTGTGGTTACTACTTTATAGATTCTATTGAAGGACGTTGGAATTCTGGGCGGGAAGAGAATCCTAATTTAGGATATAAACCTAGGTATAAAGAAGGTTATTTCCCGGTACCACCCATGGACAAGTTCCAAGACTTAAGAACAGAGATGGTTTTAGAAATGCAGAAGGTTGGTGTAGTGGCGGAATGTCAGCATCACGAGGTAGCTACTGGGGGGCAGGCAGAGATTGATATGCGGTTTGCTCCTTTGGTAAAGATGGGCGATAATTTAATGAAATATAAGTATGTAATCAAAAATGTAGCCATGAGGAAAGGCTTTACAGTTACTTTTATGCCCAAGCCTATCTTTAATGACAATGGTTCGGGAATGCATGTGCATCAAAGTCTCTGGAAAGATGGACAAAATCTTTTTGCTGGTGATAGATATGGTGGCTTAAGTGAACTGGCATTTTATTATATTGGTGGCATCTTAAAACACGCTCCTGCTCTTTGTGCCTTTACTAACCCCATAACCAACTCTTATAAGCGACTGGTGCCTGGTTTTGAAGCACCTGTAAATTTGGCCTATAGCAGCCGAAACAGAAGTGCAGCAGTGCGAATCCCCATGTATTCACCCTCTCCAAAAGAAAAAAGGGTTGAAGTCCGCTTTCCCGACCCTTCTTGTAATGGCTATTTAGCCTTTGCTGCTATGTTAATGGCAGGACTTGATGGAATTGAAAATAAAATCCATCCGGGTGAACCATTAGATAAAGACATTTATTCCCTCACTCCAGAAGAACTAAAAGGTGTCCCTTCTACCCCTGGTTCTTTAGAAGAAGCAATCAAGGCCTTAGAAGAAGATTATGAATTTTTGCTTAAAGGAAATGTTTTTACCGAAGACGTGATTGAAAAATGGATTGAGCGTAAAAGATTTGAAGCTTCTGAAATTCAACTGCGGCCACATCCTTGGGAATTTGCCCTCTATTATGATATTTAA
- a CDS encoding MTH1187 family thiamine-binding protein — translation MALVEISIIPLGTSTPSVSEHIAMSLKPLQKAGLKYTITPMGTVIEGDLDTIMDIVRQMHEACFKKDVQRVVTTIKIDDRRDKPVTIESKVQSVKEKL, via the coding sequence ATGGCTTTAGTTGAAATTAGTATTATTCCATTAGGCACATCTACACCCAGTGTAAGTGAACATATAGCAATGAGTCTTAAGCCTTTACAAAAAGCAGGATTAAAATACACTATCACACCCATGGGAACAGTGATAGAGGGAGATTTGGATACTATTATGGATATAGTGCGTCAAATGCACGAAGCCTGTTTCAAAAAAGATGTTCAGCGTGTAGTAACTACCATAAAAATTGATGACCGTCGTGATAAACCTGTTACTATAGAAAGCAAAGTTCAGTCAGTGAAAGAGAAGTTATAG
- a CDS encoding epoxyqueuosine reductase QueH — MRVLLHICCAPCAIYPIKTMQEKGIEVFGFWYNPNIHPFEEYRRRLEAVRTYAEKTHLRMIWRDRYELEEFLQGVAFREAPGIRCRFCYFKRLKATAQVAKHGKFDGFTTTLLYSKFQNHDVIKEIAQSLAQDQGIKFYYEDFRLGWKEGIEISKKLGMYRQQYCGCIYSERDRYYKKLVEE, encoded by the coding sequence ATGCGAGTCCTCCTTCATATCTGCTGTGCACCTTGTGCAATTTATCCTATTAAAACCATGCAAGAAAAAGGTATAGAGGTTTTTGGGTTTTGGTATAACCCTAACATTCATCCCTTTGAAGAGTATCGTCGCAGGTTGGAGGCAGTAAGAACATATGCTGAAAAAACACATTTACGTATGATTTGGAGAGATAGATATGAATTAGAGGAATTTTTACAAGGTGTAGCCTTTCGGGAAGCTCCCGGTATTCGTTGTCGCTTTTGCTACTTTAAGCGGTTAAAAGCTACAGCTCAAGTAGCAAAGCATGGTAAGTTTGATGGATTTACTACTACTTTACTTTATAGTAAGTTCCAAAATCATGATGTTATTAAAGAAATTGCTCAAAGTTTAGCCCAAGACCAAGGAATTAAATTTTATTATGAAGACTTCCGCCTGGGGTGGAAGGAAGGCATAGAGATATCTAAAAAATTAGGTATGTATAGGCAACAATACTGTGGCTGCATTTATAGTGAAAGAGATAGGTATTATAAAAAATTAGTGGAGGAGTAA
- a CDS encoding phosphoribosylaminoimidazolesuccinocarboxamide synthase → MIVFETNLPNLGPLHRGKVRDIYDLGKHLLIIATDRISAFDVVMPDAIPDKGYVLTQISLYWFKKKENIVPHHLVTAEVSEFPSVCQKYTSILDARSMLVKKTRPLPVECIVRGYLAGSAWKDYQKTGEICGYKLPPGMKEAEKLPEPLFTPSTKAKEGHDVNITFEQMVSILGNEKMAQEIKEYSLTIYKQAVDIAFKKGIIIADTKFEFGLDENDRLILIDELLTPDSSRFWPKEQYQPGHPQPSFDKQYLRDYLQNINWNKKPPAPELPQEVIMKTREKYFEALHRLLG, encoded by the coding sequence ATGATTGTATTTGAAACCAACCTTCCTAATTTGGGTCCTTTACACCGAGGTAAGGTAAGGGATATTTATGACTTAGGAAAACACTTACTCATCATTGCCACCGATAGAATTTCTGCCTTTGATGTGGTTATGCCTGATGCCATTCCTGATAAGGGTTATGTATTAACTCAGATTTCTCTTTACTGGTTTAAGAAAAAAGAAAACATTGTGCCTCATCACCTTGTTACGGCTGAAGTAAGTGAATTCCCCTCTGTTTGTCAAAAATATACCTCTATTTTGGATGCCAGAAGTATGTTAGTGAAAAAAACACGTCCTTTACCAGTAGAATGTATTGTGCGTGGTTATCTAGCTGGCTCGGCCTGGAAGGATTATCAAAAGACAGGAGAAATATGTGGTTATAAACTTCCCCCAGGTATGAAAGAGGCAGAAAAATTGCCTGAACCTTTATTTACCCCTTCTACTAAAGCCAAAGAAGGACACGATGTAAATATCACCTTTGAACAAATGGTTTCTATTTTAGGCAATGAAAAAATGGCCCAAGAAATAAAAGAATATAGTTTAACTATTTATAAACAAGCAGTAGATATTGCCTTTAAAAAAGGGATTATTATTGCTGACACAAAGTTTGAATTTGGCTTGGATGAAAATGACAGATTAATTTTAATAGATGAGCTCTTAACCCCTGATTCTTCTCGCTTCTGGCCCAAAGAACAATATCAGCCCGGACATCCTCAACCTAGTTTTGATAAACAGTATTTACGTGACTATTTGCAAAACATCAACTGGAATAAAAAACCACCTGCCCCTGAACTTCCTCAAGAAGTGATCATGAAAACCAGAGAAAAATATTTTGAGGCACTTCACCGTCTTTTAGGATGA
- a CDS encoding NAD-dependent epimerase/dehydratase family protein: MIFVTGATGFVGNHLVKTLLAFDQKVKCLVRPGSESRLRYPVKIVKGDIFSPDLAEKMSGCKALIHLIGIIREFPKKNITFKRLHVKATQVAIEAAKKAGIKRFIHMSALGTGPQAVTEYHKTKWQAERLVQESGLVYTIFRPSVIYGPYDHFTTLLARIIKRSPFIPIIGDGLYKLQPVHVNTVALAFVLALFLGDTHNHTYEIGGPQALTYREIVDTIAEHFKKRIKKVYIPMKIIKSVTIKLESFSFYPLTQEMLTMLIAGNVVKEQSFYKIFPLSPIRFKESLGFLK; this comes from the coding sequence ATGATTTTTGTCACCGGTGCTACTGGATTTGTAGGTAATCATTTGGTTAAAACTTTATTAGCCTTTGACCAGAAGGTTAAGTGTTTGGTAAGGCCAGGTTCAGAAAGTCGCTTACGTTATCCAGTTAAAATAGTAAAAGGAGATATTTTTTCTCCAGATTTAGCTGAAAAAATGTCTGGTTGCAAAGCACTCATACATTTAATTGGTATCATCCGAGAGTTTCCTAAAAAAAATATTACCTTTAAGCGTCTTCATGTAAAGGCTACTCAAGTGGCCATAGAGGCAGCTAAAAAGGCGGGGATAAAAAGATTTATCCATATGAGTGCCTTAGGCACAGGTCCTCAAGCTGTTACTGAGTATCATAAAACCAAGTGGCAAGCTGAAAGATTGGTGCAGGAAAGTGGGCTTGTTTACACTATTTTCCGCCCCTCGGTAATTTATGGACCATATGACCATTTTACTACTCTTTTAGCCAGGATAATAAAACGTTCCCCTTTCATCCCTATTATTGGAGACGGACTTTATAAACTTCAACCTGTTCATGTGAACACTGTGGCTTTGGCCTTTGTTTTAGCCCTTTTTTTAGGTGATACTCACAATCACACCTATGAAATAGGTGGGCCACAAGCATTGACTTATAGAGAAATTGTGGATACTATTGCCGAGCATTTTAAAAAGAGGATAAAAAAGGTGTATATTCCCATGAAGATAATAAAAAGTGTTACTATCAAGTTAGAGTCATTTTCCTTTTATCCTTTGACCCAAGAGATGTTGACCATGCTCATTGCCGGAAATGTGGTAAAGGAGCAAAGTTTTTATAAAATATTTCCTTTATCTCCTATAAGATTCAAAGAAAGTTTGGGGTTTTTAAAATGA